One window of the Brevibacterium limosum genome contains the following:
- a CDS encoding helix-turn-helix transcriptional regulator — translation MNTPRTSRQRQQTERLMNLLIALRASRGWVSRKTLMSAIDGYSGLDEVAFDRKFSRDKELLRHMGITIATRAEHDSYGDVGETGYRISTADYAMDDVDLTPAEVAAVTVAAAFWSETELGESSAQALTKLRALGIDLDQSADGPGAVDPGTAAHRLASANFAAALHHINAREAIGFRYHKPGQSVRKVRLEPFALLSRGDRVYLFGFDLDRQARRTFRLSRVEGGIAKLGGREPGDYEIPEDFSPQLALQSSSEMAVVAEATLRIRAHRADPLRRRQIRSDGDEVIIGCSDVDALAAEIVGFGDAVDAVDPPELVRAVDRRREAIRESLNRLGGASVLSA, via the coding sequence GTGAACACACCCCGCACCAGCAGACAGAGACAGCAGACCGAACGTCTGATGAATCTGCTGATCGCCCTGCGCGCGTCCCGCGGTTGGGTGTCGCGCAAGACTCTGATGAGCGCCATCGACGGCTATTCCGGACTCGACGAGGTCGCCTTCGATCGCAAATTCTCCCGCGACAAGGAACTGCTGCGGCATATGGGCATCACCATCGCCACCCGAGCCGAACACGACTCCTACGGTGATGTGGGGGAGACCGGCTACCGGATCTCCACCGCCGACTATGCGATGGACGACGTCGATCTCACCCCCGCCGAGGTGGCCGCCGTGACCGTGGCCGCCGCATTCTGGTCCGAAACCGAACTCGGGGAGTCCTCCGCCCAGGCGCTGACGAAGCTGCGCGCTCTCGGCATCGACCTCGATCAGTCCGCGGACGGGCCGGGAGCCGTCGACCCGGGCACCGCCGCGCACAGGCTGGCCAGCGCGAACTTCGCCGCCGCCCTCCATCACATCAACGCCCGCGAAGCCATCGGATTCCGCTATCACAAGCCCGGCCAGAGCGTGCGGAAGGTGCGCCTGGAACCCTTTGCGCTGCTCAGTCGTGGTGACCGCGTCTACCTCTTCGGCTTCGACCTCGATCGGCAGGCGCGTCGCACCTTCCGACTCTCCCGCGTCGAGGGTGGAATCGCGAAGCTCGGCGGCCGTGAACCCGGAGACTATGAGATCCCCGAGGACTTCTCCCCGCAGCTGGCGCTGCAGTCGAGCTCGGAGATGGCCGTCGTCGCCGAGGCGACGCTGCGCATCCGCGCCCACCGGGCCGATCCGCTGCGACGCCGACAGATCCGCAGCGACGGAGACGAAGTGATCATCGGCTGTTCCGATGTCGACGCCCTGGCCGCTGAGATCGTCGGTTTCGGTGATGCCGTCGATGCCGTCGACCCGCCCGAGCTCGTGCGAGCCGTCGACCGCAGACGCGAGGCGATCCGGGAGTCGCTCAACCGCTTGGGAGGCGCCAGTGTCCTCAGCGCGTGA
- a CDS encoding WYL domain-containing transcriptional regulator produces MSSARERLTRLLSLVPYLDAHPGADLEDTAAYFGIDSDTLIDDLQLLFVTGRPGHMPDDLIDASWEGGQIFISNAEEVSVPVRLSAEEAGVLVLALDMLSSLPGLDSEAVATAASKLRVAAGENLRTAVDVSPIDVDEELLAALRQAVEDGTALRIDYYVGSRDELTTRTIAPTRLVPGADWYVDAWCYSAGAPRRFALGRIRSWEPAAHPPMSVSEAATTSYEVTLGLAARGAWLADELDVTNREYLDSGETSVRIRLLVHSVAWLSRFLLCHADVITEIDDTEAVAAALRRLG; encoded by the coding sequence GTGTCCTCAGCGCGTGAACGTCTCACCCGGCTGCTCAGCCTCGTGCCCTACCTCGACGCCCATCCGGGAGCGGATCTCGAAGACACTGCCGCCTACTTCGGCATCGACTCCGACACTCTCATCGACGATCTGCAGCTGCTCTTCGTCACCGGCCGACCCGGACATATGCCCGATGACCTCATCGATGCGTCCTGGGAGGGCGGACAGATCTTCATCTCCAACGCCGAGGAGGTCTCCGTGCCCGTGCGGCTGAGTGCCGAGGAGGCCGGCGTCCTCGTCCTCGCCCTCGACATGCTCTCGTCCCTGCCCGGGCTCGACTCCGAAGCGGTGGCCACTGCGGCGTCCAAACTGCGTGTGGCGGCGGGGGAGAACCTGCGCACCGCGGTCGATGTCAGTCCCATCGACGTCGATGAGGAGCTGCTGGCCGCTCTGCGGCAGGCCGTCGAGGACGGGACGGCGCTGCGCATAGACTACTACGTGGGGTCCCGCGACGAACTCACGACGCGGACCATCGCCCCGACCCGTCTCGTGCCCGGCGCCGATTGGTATGTCGACGCCTGGTGCTATTCGGCCGGGGCTCCGCGCCGTTTCGCCCTGGGCCGCATCCGGTCCTGGGAACCGGCGGCGCACCCCCCGATGTCGGTGAGCGAAGCGGCGACGACCTCATACGAGGTCACCCTCGGTCTCGCGGCGAGAGGAGCATGGCTGGCAGATGAACTCGACGTGACGAATCGGGAATATCTCGACAGCGGTGAGACGAGTGTGCGTATCCGTCTGCTCGTGCACTCGGTGGCTTGGCTCAGCCGGTTTCTGCTCTGTCACGCCGATGTGATCACCGAAATCGATGACACCGAAGCGGTTGCGGCCGCTCTGCGCAGGCTCGGCTGA
- the tatA gene encoding twin-arginine translocase TatA/TatE family subunit: protein MKPSFVQIAIVILIIVIIFGAPKLPQLARSLGQSMKIFKSEVKDLRGDEDESGTSKTTEPGALNQNSSTDSAAATGETTGTEESRREKQDPQSHEK, encoded by the coding sequence ATGAAACCGAGTTTCGTGCAGATCGCGATCGTGATCCTCATCATCGTGATCATCTTCGGCGCACCCAAACTGCCGCAGCTGGCCCGAAGCCTGGGACAGTCGATGAAGATCTTCAAGTCCGAGGTCAAGGATCTGCGCGGCGACGAGGACGAATCCGGCACGAGCAAGACCACCGAGCCGGGAGCGCTCAATCAGAACTCCTCGACCGATTCCGCCGCGGCCACCGGTGAGACCACCGGAACCGAGGAGTCGCGGCGAGAGAAGCAGGACCCGCAGTCTCACGAGAAGTGA
- the tatC gene encoding twin-arginine translocase subunit TatC, whose protein sequence is MKENSQRKPSRSRKSNPEKKMPVVGHLVELRNRVIISAIAMALGAVAGWFLYDPVLDILQEPIRTIRDNGGRMAEINFAGVASPFDLKIKLSFFIGLFLSCPIWLYEVWAFIVPGLKRKEKLYSLGFLGAAIPLFLAGSTMAFFALPNAVKALTSFTPEGGTNIIPAQDYLSFVMVIIVVFGLAFVLPVLMVGLNMLGILSAERIKKSWRIIVMLVFLFAAIATPTPDAMSMFFLVIPMMTLFCLAWVICVFNDRRRKKRLIAQGLWVDEDELTDEEKND, encoded by the coding sequence GTGAAAGAGAACAGTCAGCGGAAGCCATCTCGATCACGGAAGAGCAATCCTGAGAAGAAGATGCCCGTCGTCGGGCACCTCGTCGAGTTGCGCAACCGGGTCATCATCTCCGCCATCGCCATGGCCCTCGGTGCGGTGGCCGGCTGGTTCCTCTACGATCCCGTCCTCGATATCCTCCAAGAGCCGATCCGGACCATCCGAGACAACGGCGGTCGGATGGCCGAGATCAACTTCGCCGGAGTCGCCTCGCCCTTCGACCTGAAGATCAAACTCTCGTTCTTCATCGGTCTCTTCCTCTCCTGCCCGATCTGGCTCTATGAGGTCTGGGCCTTCATCGTGCCGGGTCTGAAGCGGAAGGAGAAGCTGTACTCCCTCGGATTCCTCGGCGCGGCGATCCCGCTGTTCCTGGCCGGGTCGACGATGGCGTTCTTCGCGCTGCCCAACGCGGTGAAGGCGCTGACCTCGTTCACCCCCGAGGGCGGCACGAACATCATCCCGGCACAGGACTACCTGAGCTTCGTGATGGTCATCATCGTGGTCTTCGGACTCGCCTTCGTCCTGCCGGTGCTCATGGTGGGACTGAACATGCTCGGGATCCTGTCGGCGGAGAGGATCAAGAAGTCGTGGCGCATCATCGTCATGCTCGTCTTCCTGTTCGCCGCGATCGCCACCCCGACTCCGGACGCAATGTCCATGTTCTTCCTCGTCATCCCCATGATGACGCTGTTCTGCCTGGCGTGGGTGATCTGCGTCTTCAACGATCGCCGACGCAAGAAGCGGCTCATCGCGCAGGGCCTGTGGGTCGACGAGGACGAACTGACCGACGAAGAGAAGAATGACTGA